The genomic region GTGTTCGCACAGCCTAGCTACGTTTCCATACTGAAATATCAAACGAAATCATTGATAGATAGCACTCAGGTTTTATCAATACTTTGAAAGCACCAGTACGCGATCACATGAGACAAACGGCGCGTGTCCATGTCAATCAGTAAGCTACATCAAATAAAGCTAGCTCCATATCGAGCGCATTGGTATGCAAGGTGCAAAGCATTGCATGTCAATAAAGTAAAAGCTTGAATCCATTGCTGTGAAAGAGATTACGTGGCCATGCCAGGAACGAGTCTCAATTGTCCCATTGTGGACTATACCTTTTTGAGGGTTAGTGCAAAAACCCCCTCGTAGGAAAAGCGTTTGGCGCTGACTATCCAGGACTCGTAGATCTCGGTGGTCTGGATCTCGGCTTGGTGGTTCAGGCTGACTTGGATGGTGAGGGTAGGACGCGGCTGGCCTTCTAGCAGGCTGAGCTTATCTTCGGATAGGGCAGGCGGCAGCATCGGTAGGTTGCCGCGACTCAGGTAGTGGGTACAGGTGCGGGCGATGGCGACTTTGTCTAAGACAGTGCCAGCGGTGACTAGCTCTGATACGTCAGCGATATGGATAGCGGCGATCGCACCCGTGGGGGTGGCTTCCAAGTAGATGGCATCATCGAGGTCTTTGGAGGTGGGGCCGTCGATGGTGACTCCCTGCACCTGGGGGCGTTGCCATAGGCGCTCGGGGAGGCTCAGCGCTGCGGCCTGGTCGCTTGCCTGTAACCAGACTTTGTTCAACGCTTGGGTAGGACGGGTAGACGTTGACATGCTCAGGAGTCAAACCGATGGAGTGGAACGGTACAGGAATAGCTGCTTAGCGGGCTACCTGGTGAATCTTAGCTTGCCAGAGTTTCACGCCTACTGCCGACGGTTTGGCCAGCTGCTACGTCTTAGTGAGTATCTACCAGTTCATCGGCTGGAACTGATTCATCAGGCGGGTTCAGTAGGCCAAAGAAAGCTTGGCGGTCGTTCTCTTTAATTACCGCATACTCCTGCTTCTCAAACAGTAAGAGCAGCCAGACTTCAACAACTTCTGGAAGTTTGAAGACGTTCATCTCAGATACCAATGATTGTTCATTAGACTCCTTCAAGGGTATCACCACTCACAGCAAGCGATCAGTAAGGTCTAGACAGCTGCTACAGTAGGCGGTTCCTGTGTGGTCTACTATCGGGATGCTGAACTGCGATCTCATTGTTCCACGGCACTCCTCTTATTCAAAGACTAGCAACCGCTAATTTAACCCCCGTTTTTGGGAC from Synechococcus sp. PCC 7335 harbors:
- a CDS encoding ribonuclease catalytic domain-containing protein, with amino-acid sequence MSTSTRPTQALNKVWLQASDQAAALSLPERLWQRPQVQGVTIDGPTSKDLDDAIYLEATPTGAIAAIHIADVSELVTAGTVLDKVAIARTCTHYLSRGNLPMLPPALSEDKLSLLEGQPRPTLTIQVSLNHQAEIQTTEIYESWIVSAKRFSYEGVFALTLKKV